A stretch of DNA from Natrinema halophilum:
CCGTCGGCCCGGCGGCGGAAGCCCACTTCAGCGATCAGACCGACGACCGAAGTGACGTCGCTGCGGCCTGGTTGACGACGAACGCGGAAACGGCAACCGGACTCGCCACTGACGGGACTCTCCAGGACGGAAGCACCGCAGAGGTAGAAGAGCGGCTCGCGGCCGTACAATCCGCTCGGTCAGATCGGATCGCAGCGATCCACTATCTCGACGGTGACGGGACCGTTCTCGCGAGCAGCGATGACGGGGCAACCGAACAGGAGTTCTTCGAAGCAGCCGGCATCGAAGGCACAACAGATGGACCGGGCCCTGTCCATCAGGGGCTCTCGACCGACGACTCGGTCTTGTCGTTCGTTACAGGCGTCGAGCGCGGGGACGGCAGCCAACGGTACGTGGTCGTCTCCGTTCCCATCGACGGGTTCACGACAGCGCTACAAACTGACGAATCCAGTCGGACGGTCGTCACAAACGCCGACAGCGAATCGATCGCCGCGGTCGGCGAAGAAGCACCCGTCGGCGACGAAGCTGTTCTAGCTGCAACCTCTCCGGACTCGGACAGCGTCGCTACGGGCGTCCCCGATGGGACCGACACGGAATACGCGGCGACGGCGGCGACGATCGACGTCGGCGACAGTTCGCTGACGGTCTCGACCTACGATACCGCGTCGACCGTATACGGTCCACAAAAGGCTGCTTCATCGGCGTTAGTTGCCTTGCTGTTGATCTTCACCCTTCATCTCGGGCTCGTCGGGATCGTCCTCGGGGGCAACATGTCCCTGAACCTCCGTCGGCTCGCGAGCAAGGCCGAGCGGATGGGCGAGGGCGACCTTACGGTCGAACTCGAGACCGACCGGATCGACGAGGTCGGAATCCTGTACAATTCGTTCGCCTCGATGCGGGACTCGCTCAGACAGACGCTCGACGACCTCGAAGAGCAGCGCCAGCGCGCCCGCGACGCCCAGCAACGAACCGAACAGCGAAATCGCGAACTCGTCGCCGAAGCCGAACGGTACAGCGAGGTCATGTCCGCGTGTGCCGACGGCGACCTCGAGCGCCGACTCGAACCCGAAACCGACCACGATGCATTGGTGTCGATCGCCACCGCGTTCAACGAGATGATCGACGACCTCGAGGACGCCGTCACGAAGGTCAAGGCGATTTCGGCCGACGTCGCCCGCACGAGCACCGAAGTCCAGACCAGTTCCGACGAAATTCGGCGGGCGAGTGCGGAAGTCACCACGTCGATCCAGGAGATCTCGAACGGATCAGCAAAGCAGGCGGACGACCTGGCCGTTGCGACGACGGAGGTCAAGGAAATGTCCGCGACCGTCGAGGAGGTCGCGGCGGCAACGAGTAACATCGCCGACCAGTCGAGTCAGGTCGACGAACTGGCCACGGACGGCCGGCGGGCGGCCGAGGAGACGAGGACGGAAATGCACACCGCCAGCGAACAGACGGAATCCGTCGCCGAGACGATCCGAGCGCTCGACGAGGAGGCAGATCAGATCCAGGAAATCGTCGAGTTAATCGACGAAATCGCCGGCCAGACCAACATGCTCGCGTTGAACGCGGCCATCGAATCCTCCCGATCCCAGAGTGCCTCCAACGAAAGCGGCGGCTTCCAGGCCGTCGCCGACGAGGTCAAAGAACTCGCAAACCAAACTCAAGAGGCGGTCGGAGACGTCGAAACCATGATCGAATCGATACAACGGCGGGCGACGAAAAGCGCAGCGCAAATCGAGGAAACCGAGACGATGATCGGGTCGGCAACCGACGGGGTCGACGACCTCTCGCGAAAACTCGACCGGATCGCAGCGGAAATCGAACAGGTAGCCGCCGGCGTCGAAGAGATCGACCAGGCGACCGACGAGCAAGCCGAATCCGCGGAGGAACTCGCGACGATCGTCCAGGACGTCGCGAGCGTCGCCGACGAGACGACATCGCAAGCCCAGCAGGTCGCCGCGGCCGCCGAGGAGACGACGGCGACGATCAGCGACGTCTCGACCGAAGCGACGCGACTCGACGAACGGGCGACGGTGCTCGCCGATGCCGTCGACGAGTTTACCGTCTCGGCGCCGCCGGCCGATCCGTCTGCTACTGCACCGGTATGGGACGGTGATTCGCAATGATACCCGCGGAGACGCTCTATCGGATCATGTTCTACGTGATGGCAGCGGCGACCGGACTCTTCCTGTTGTGGGTCGCCCAGTTTCCCGAGGGCAAGCGCCGGTACTATCTCCCGGTTCCGATCATATGCGGAATACTCTCGCTGGCGTACTTCGGAATGTCGACACAGCAGTTTTTCGTGACGACTCCGACCGGGCAACCGGTTCAGGTGAGCCGGTACATCGAATACTTCACCGTGGGACCGATGATGGTGACCATCACGGGTATGGTCGCCGGTGCATCGCGCAAACAGCTGATCACACTCAATGCCCTCCAGATCTCCTGGACGAGTGCCACGGTCGCCGGATACTTCCTGACGGAACCAACCGTCTACGTCGCTAACATCGCGAATTTCGTTCTCCTGGGTCTGTTGGCTTACTGGCTGATCTGGCCGATCACACGGCAATCTGGCAATCAAAGTGGCGAGCGCGTCCTGCTCTATGGCAAACTGCGGAACCTGCTGTTGTTGCTCTTCGGAGCCTACCTCGTCGTCGGCCTCCTGTCGCGGCAGGGCTTCGGGCTACTCAACGCCTTCAGCGGGATCTTCGTCGGGAGTTATATCGACGCACTCACTCGAATCGGGTTCGGCGTGCTGGTACTCCGGGCGACCGGCGCAACCGGCCAACTCATCGAGGAGTTGGAGTCCGGGGACATGGGCGACGACGGGTCGGACGGCGTCACCCTCGAGTCATCCGAAGAATCGTCGGTCGAACTGGCTGACTGACGACCACGGTCGCTCTCCTGCTG
This window harbors:
- a CDS encoding bacteriorhodopsin gives rise to the protein MIPAETLYRIMFYVMAAATGLFLLWVAQFPEGKRRYYLPVPIICGILSLAYFGMSTQQFFVTTPTGQPVQVSRYIEYFTVGPMMVTITGMVAGASRKQLITLNALQISWTSATVAGYFLTEPTVYVANIANFVLLGLLAYWLIWPITRQSGNQSGERVLLYGKLRNLLLLLFGAYLVVGLLSRQGFGLLNAFSGIFVGSYIDALTRIGFGVLVLRATGATGQLIEELESGDMGDDGSDGVTLESSEESSVELAD
- a CDS encoding methyl-accepting chemotaxis protein produces the protein MAIDDRLPDRLRETYSVKIGVLFVVVAVTTLLVAALFFGYVSSTVGPAAEAHFSDQTDDRSDVAAAWLTTNAETATGLATDGTLQDGSTAEVEERLAAVQSARSDRIAAIHYLDGDGTVLASSDDGATEQEFFEAAGIEGTTDGPGPVHQGLSTDDSVLSFVTGVERGDGSQRYVVVSVPIDGFTTALQTDESSRTVVTNADSESIAAVGEEAPVGDEAVLAATSPDSDSVATGVPDGTDTEYAATAATIDVGDSSLTVSTYDTASTVYGPQKAASSALVALLLIFTLHLGLVGIVLGGNMSLNLRRLASKAERMGEGDLTVELETDRIDEVGILYNSFASMRDSLRQTLDDLEEQRQRARDAQQRTEQRNRELVAEAERYSEVMSACADGDLERRLEPETDHDALVSIATAFNEMIDDLEDAVTKVKAISADVARTSTEVQTSSDEIRRASAEVTTSIQEISNGSAKQADDLAVATTEVKEMSATVEEVAAATSNIADQSSQVDELATDGRRAAEETRTEMHTASEQTESVAETIRALDEEADQIQEIVELIDEIAGQTNMLALNAAIESSRSQSASNESGGFQAVADEVKELANQTQEAVGDVETMIESIQRRATKSAAQIEETETMIGSATDGVDDLSRKLDRIAAEIEQVAAGVEEIDQATDEQAESAEELATIVQDVASVADETTSQAQQVAAAAEETTATISDVSTEATRLDERATVLADAVDEFTVSAPPADPSATAPVWDGDSQ